In Sinorhizobium mexicanum, one DNA window encodes the following:
- the glgB gene encoding 1,4-alpha-glucan branching protein GlgB, whose product MRYERTDLMIGTVAEGLQALVEGRHGDPFSILGHHRYDDLDVVRALLPGAVSVDVVEADTNRTLTRLEVIHAGGLFAGAIGSAARYLFRIHWQDAVQETEDPYSFGLLLGDLDLHLISQGTHYDLGRTLGAVPMEVDGVQGVRFSVWAPNARRVSVVGDFNSWDGRRHPMRLRPSAGVWEIFIPRLTHGERYKFELLDAHGDLLPQKADPVARASEAAPSTASIVASSRPFRWNDEDWMRARRADRAGTGAISVYEVHPGSWLRIAEEGNRPLDWVELSQRLIPYARDLGFTHIEFLPIMEHPFGGSWGYQPLGLFAPTGRYGMPEDFAYFVDRCHAAGIGVILDWVPAHFPTDVWGLARFDGTALYEHEDPREGFHRDWNTLIYNLGRNEVKGFLIASALEWLEHYHVDALRVDAVASMLYRDYSREEGEWIPNQYGGRENLEAVEFFKHLNSIIHERCPHALTVAEESTAWPGVTRAPEEGGLGFDFKWNMGWMHDTLHYMQDDPVHRKYHHGAMTFGMIYAYSERFMLPLSHDEVVHGKGSLLGKMPGDHWQRLANLRAYYGFMWGHPGKKLLFMGGELAQEGEWSHDGSVHWDLLDRPDHAGILQLIRDLNRLYNREPALQFSDLEPGGFEWAVADDAENSIYGMLRSPQDRSSYILIISNFTPVPRHDYRVGVPMEGRFEVVLNTDAAIYGGSDLGQVEAWAERQPAHGKDFSVLLTLPPLATVFLRWKR is encoded by the coding sequence ATGAGATATGAGCGCACAGATCTGATGATCGGCACTGTCGCTGAGGGCCTCCAGGCTCTCGTCGAAGGCCGGCATGGCGATCCCTTTTCGATCCTCGGACATCATCGATATGACGATCTCGACGTCGTAAGGGCCCTGTTGCCAGGCGCGGTCTCCGTGGACGTGGTTGAGGCTGATACCAACCGCACCCTGACGCGGCTGGAGGTGATTCATGCGGGCGGGCTTTTCGCCGGTGCGATCGGGAGCGCGGCACGTTACCTCTTTCGCATCCATTGGCAGGATGCGGTGCAGGAGACGGAGGATCCTTATTCCTTCGGCTTGCTGCTCGGCGACCTCGATCTGCATCTGATCTCTCAGGGCACGCATTACGATCTCGGCCGCACACTGGGCGCCGTTCCGATGGAGGTTGATGGTGTTCAGGGCGTGCGTTTTTCCGTTTGGGCACCCAATGCGCGGCGCGTTTCCGTCGTCGGCGATTTCAACAGTTGGGACGGCCGCCGACATCCGATGCGACTTCGGCCGTCAGCCGGCGTATGGGAAATCTTCATTCCGCGCCTCACGCATGGAGAGCGCTATAAATTCGAGTTGCTCGATGCCCACGGCGATCTTCTGCCTCAAAAAGCGGATCCAGTGGCCCGCGCCAGCGAAGCCGCGCCCTCGACAGCTTCGATCGTCGCCTCGTCGAGACCTTTCCGCTGGAACGACGAGGACTGGATGCGTGCCCGCCGCGCCGACCGGGCGGGCACCGGTGCCATCTCTGTCTACGAGGTACATCCCGGTTCCTGGTTGAGGATCGCTGAGGAGGGAAACCGGCCGCTCGACTGGGTCGAGCTCAGCCAGCGGCTGATACCCTATGCGCGGGATCTCGGCTTCACGCACATCGAATTTCTGCCGATCATGGAACATCCTTTCGGCGGCTCTTGGGGCTACCAGCCGCTCGGCCTTTTTGCTCCCACCGGTCGCTACGGCATGCCGGAGGATTTTGCCTATTTCGTCGACCGCTGCCATGCCGCCGGCATCGGCGTTATCCTCGACTGGGTGCCGGCGCATTTTCCCACCGACGTCTGGGGGCTCGCCCGCTTCGACGGGACCGCGCTCTACGAGCATGAAGATCCGCGCGAGGGCTTCCACAGGGACTGGAACACGCTGATTTACAATCTGGGCCGCAACGAGGTGAAAGGGTTCCTGATTGCCAGCGCACTGGAATGGCTGGAGCATTATCACGTGGATGCGTTGCGCGTGGACGCGGTTGCCTCGATGCTCTACCGGGACTACAGCCGCGAGGAGGGCGAATGGATACCCAATCAATACGGTGGTCGCGAGAACCTTGAAGCAGTGGAGTTCTTCAAGCACTTGAACAGCATCATCCATGAGCGCTGCCCGCATGCCCTTACCGTCGCGGAAGAGTCGACCGCCTGGCCTGGCGTTACCAGGGCGCCCGAGGAGGGCGGCCTCGGCTTTGATTTCAAGTGGAACATGGGCTGGATGCATGACACGCTACACTACATGCAGGACGACCCGGTCCACCGCAAATATCATCACGGCGCGATGACCTTCGGCATGATCTACGCCTATTCCGAACGGTTCATGCTGCCGCTCTCCCACGACGAGGTGGTGCATGGCAAAGGTTCTCTGCTCGGGAAGATGCCCGGCGACCATTGGCAGAGGCTCGCGAATCTGCGCGCTTATTACGGCTTCATGTGGGGACATCCAGGCAAGAAACTGCTCTTCATGGGCGGTGAGCTTGCGCAGGAAGGCGAATGGAGCCATGACGGCTCCGTGCATTGGGACCTGCTTGACCGGCCCGACCATGCGGGCATTCTGCAGTTGATCCGCGATCTCAACAGGCTCTATAACCGAGAACCAGCGCTGCAGTTCAGCGACCTTGAGCCGGGGGGCTTCGAATGGGCGGTCGCCGACGACGCGGAAAACTCCATCTACGGCATGCTCCGCAGTCCGCAAGACCGCTCCTCATATATCTTGATAATATCCAATTTCACGCCAGTTCCGCGGCACGATTATCGCGTTGGCGTGCCGATGGAAGGGCGCTTTGAGGTGGTGCTCAACACCGACGCGGCGATCTATGGAGGATCCGATCTCGGGCAGGTCGAAGCCTGGGCTGAACGCCAGCCGGCGCATGGCAAGGACTTCTCCGTTCTTCTCACCCTGCCGCCGCTCGCCACGGTATTCCTGCGGTGGAAGCGGTAG
- a CDS encoding enoyl ACP reductase FabMG family protein codes for MENLIALNRVAENSVFRKGDVFVLFGELFGRGYATGLLHEARRAGMEIVGITVGRRDENNALRPLDPDELSAAEARLGGRIINIPLMAGFDLDAPAGGPTPTDLLATMTLESWQDDKLDWDYIQQCRNIATARFTSSLSRVMAVLDGMIADGRNVFFAHTMAGGIPKAKVFLVVANRIYKGRGPRHMSSQALVDSDMGKLILQNFDEVSAITFRHLIDFSAAIRERVEASGGQVRYTAYGYHGTAVLIDGSYRWQTYTNYTQGYAKMRLEQIAEEAWASGVKAAVYNCPEIRTNSSDVFTGIELPLIPLLLALKKENGGQWAEYQWQACQQLLAHGFTMKDVFQKITDMQANEVMRPFYDFSAWPMANSQAQSDLTIGTSNEITQMHRDSKAMISDLLSALVVEATGQLIFAESSDPSGPVQWLNHDIVARRLNASHVQWKPPALPITHGAKDPHLEVA; via the coding sequence ATGGAAAACCTCATCGCATTGAATCGCGTTGCGGAAAACAGCGTCTTTCGTAAAGGCGATGTTTTCGTCCTCTTCGGCGAACTGTTCGGTCGCGGATACGCGACCGGCTTGCTCCACGAAGCCCGGCGGGCTGGGATGGAGATCGTGGGGATCACGGTCGGACGGCGCGACGAAAACAACGCCCTGCGGCCTCTGGACCCGGACGAACTCTCTGCCGCCGAAGCCCGACTGGGCGGCCGGATTATCAACATACCGCTCATGGCCGGCTTCGATCTTGACGCTCCAGCCGGTGGCCCAACTCCGACCGATCTCCTTGCGACAATGACGCTGGAGAGCTGGCAAGATGACAAGCTCGACTGGGACTACATCCAACAGTGCCGCAACATCGCCACCGCGCGGTTCACAAGTTCGCTTTCGCGGGTCATGGCCGTCCTCGACGGAATGATCGCCGACGGCCGCAATGTCTTCTTCGCCCATACAATGGCCGGAGGCATCCCCAAGGCGAAGGTCTTCCTGGTCGTTGCCAACCGAATCTACAAGGGGCGTGGTCCCCGCCACATGTCGTCGCAAGCCCTGGTCGACAGTGATATGGGCAAGCTCATCCTGCAGAATTTCGACGAAGTCTCCGCAATCACCTTTCGACACCTCATCGACTTCAGCGCGGCGATCCGGGAGCGCGTCGAGGCATCGGGTGGTCAGGTCCGGTATACGGCCTACGGTTACCACGGAACGGCAGTGCTGATCGACGGGAGCTATCGTTGGCAGACCTACACCAACTACACCCAGGGTTACGCCAAGATGCGGCTTGAACAGATCGCGGAGGAAGCCTGGGCATCGGGTGTCAAGGCGGCAGTCTATAACTGTCCCGAAATCCGGACCAATTCGTCCGATGTATTCACGGGCATCGAGCTTCCACTGATACCGCTGCTGCTTGCGCTAAAGAAGGAGAACGGCGGCCAATGGGCAGAGTACCAGTGGCAGGCCTGCCAGCAGCTTCTGGCGCACGGCTTCACGATGAAGGATGTATTCCAGAAAATTACTGACATGCAGGCCAACGAGGTCATGCGCCCATTTTACGACTTCTCCGCGTGGCCCATGGCGAACAGTCAAGCCCAGTCCGATCTGACCATCGGCACGTCCAACGAGATCACGCAGATGCATCGGGACAGCAAGGCAATGATCAGCGACCTGCTGAGCGCTCTCGTGGTGGAGGCGACGGGGCAGCTGATTTTTGCCGAGTCCTCAGACCCCTCCGGTCCTGTCCAGTGGCTCAACCATGATATAGTGGCGCGCCGACTTAACGCTTCCCACGTGCAGTGGAAGCCCCCCGCGCTGCCGATCACCCACGGGGCGAAAGACCCACACCTTGAGGTGGCCTGA